One part of the Pandoraea faecigallinarum genome encodes these proteins:
- the hscA gene encoding Fe-S protein assembly chaperone HscA: protein MALLQISEPGMSPAPHQRRLAVGIDLGTTHSLVASVRSGVAEVLPDEQGRVLLPSVVRYLGGHRTQIGYEAKAAAATDPRNTIVSVKRFMGRGLADVAHADNAPYDFVDAPGMVQMTTAGGVKSPVEVSAEILATLRQRAEDTLGDDLVGAVITVPAYFDDAQRQATKDAARLAGLNVLRLLNEPTAAAIAYGLDNAAEGLYAVYDLGGGTFDISILRLTKGVFEVLAAGGDSALGGDDFDLAIYRWAVQAARIDTASLTPEDVRGLLDHARTAKEALTDAERASLAVTLSGERTVALELTREQFTALGAPLVQRTIGPMRKALRDAGMGPEDVKGVVLVGGATRMPQVRAAVADFFGREPLVDLDPDQVVALGAAVQANLLAGNQAEGDDWLLLDVIPLSLGVETMGGLVEKIIPRNATIPVARAQEFTTFKDGQTAMAIHVLQGERELVSDCRSLARFELRGIPPMTAGAARIRVTYQVDADGLLSVFAQEMHSGVAASIEVKPSYGLADEDISRMLQDSFGAAEQDMRARALREQQVEAERLLVAIDSALQADPELLDANERARIDGLLADLRQKASGDDQAAIKAATETLSHATDAFAARRMDKSIRAALAGRRVADIDKL from the coding sequence ATGGCCCTTCTGCAAATTTCCGAACCCGGCATGTCCCCCGCGCCGCACCAGCGGCGACTCGCCGTGGGCATCGATCTCGGCACGACGCACTCGCTCGTTGCCTCCGTGCGCAGCGGTGTGGCGGAAGTCCTTCCCGACGAACAAGGCCGCGTACTGCTGCCGTCGGTTGTCCGCTATCTGGGCGGCCACCGTACGCAGATCGGGTACGAGGCCAAGGCGGCTGCCGCCACCGATCCGCGTAACACCATCGTTTCCGTAAAACGTTTCATGGGACGTGGACTGGCCGACGTCGCGCATGCGGACAACGCACCTTACGATTTTGTCGATGCACCTGGCATGGTGCAGATGACGACCGCCGGGGGCGTCAAGAGTCCGGTGGAAGTATCGGCCGAGATTCTCGCGACACTGCGTCAGCGCGCGGAAGACACGCTCGGTGACGATCTCGTCGGTGCCGTGATTACGGTACCTGCGTATTTCGACGATGCGCAGCGACAGGCGACCAAAGACGCCGCGCGCCTTGCCGGTCTGAATGTACTTCGTCTGCTCAACGAGCCGACCGCCGCGGCCATTGCGTATGGCCTCGATAACGCGGCGGAAGGGCTCTACGCTGTCTACGATCTCGGCGGCGGCACATTCGACATCTCCATCCTTCGCCTGACTAAAGGCGTGTTCGAAGTGCTGGCTGCTGGGGGTGATTCGGCACTTGGCGGCGACGACTTCGATCTGGCGATCTATCGCTGGGCCGTGCAGGCAGCGCGAATCGATACGGCCTCGCTGACGCCGGAAGACGTACGCGGTTTGCTGGACCACGCGCGTACCGCCAAGGAAGCGTTGACCGACGCGGAGCGCGCGTCCCTCGCGGTGACGCTGTCGGGCGAGCGCACAGTCGCGCTCGAACTGACGCGCGAACAATTCACAGCGCTTGGCGCGCCGCTCGTGCAACGCACGATCGGACCGATGCGCAAGGCATTGCGTGACGCGGGCATGGGCCCCGAAGACGTCAAGGGTGTGGTGCTGGTGGGCGGTGCAACGCGCATGCCGCAGGTCCGTGCCGCGGTGGCGGATTTCTTCGGCCGTGAGCCGCTCGTCGATCTCGATCCGGATCAGGTCGTTGCGCTGGGTGCGGCCGTGCAGGCCAATCTGTTGGCGGGTAATCAGGCCGAAGGCGACGATTGGCTGTTGCTCGACGTGATTCCGCTCTCGCTCGGTGTCGAGACGATGGGCGGGCTGGTCGAGAAGATCATTCCGCGTAACGCAACCATCCCGGTCGCACGTGCGCAAGAGTTCACCACCTTCAAGGACGGTCAGACGGCGATGGCCATTCACGTGCTGCAAGGCGAGCGTGAACTGGTGTCCGATTGCCGTTCGCTGGCGCGCTTCGAGTTGCGCGGCATTCCGCCGATGACGGCGGGTGCCGCACGCATTCGCGTCACGTATCAGGTCGATGCCGACGGTCTGTTGTCGGTCTTCGCGCAGGAAATGCATTCCGGCGTGGCCGCGTCCATCGAAGTCAAGCCTTCATACGGTCTGGCGGATGAGGACATTTCGCGCATGTTGCAGGACAGTTTCGGCGCCGCCGAGCAGGACATGCGCGCCCGCGCGCTGCGTGAGCAGCAGGTCGAAGCCGAACGTCTGCTCGTCGCCATCGACAGCGCCCTGCAAGCCGATCCGGAACTGCTGGATGCGAACGAGCGCGCGCGGATCGACGGCCTGCTGGCCGACCTGCGTCAGAAGGCTTCCGGCGACGATCAGGCAGCGATCAAGGCGGCCACCGAAACCCTGTCGCATGCGACGGATGCCTTTGCTGCGCGCCGTATGGACAAGAGCATCCGGGCCGCGCTGGCCGGCCGCCGCGTGGCGGACATCGACAAACTGTAA
- the fdx gene encoding ISC system 2Fe-2S type ferredoxin, with amino-acid sequence MPQIVVLPHVELCPEGAVLEVAPGTSVCRALLDNHIEIEHACELSCACTTCHVIVREGFESLEPAEDEEEDLLDKAWGLEPTSRLSCQTLMPDDTDLVVEIPKYTINHAKENH; translated from the coding sequence ATGCCACAAATCGTTGTATTACCTCACGTCGAGCTGTGCCCCGAGGGGGCCGTGCTGGAGGTCGCGCCGGGCACGTCCGTATGCCGTGCGTTGCTGGATAACCATATCGAAATCGAACACGCCTGCGAGTTGTCGTGTGCATGTACCACGTGCCACGTGATCGTGCGCGAGGGGTTCGAATCGCTGGAGCCGGCAGAGGACGAAGAGGAAGATCTGCTCGACAAGGCCTGGGGGCTGGAGCCGACGTCGCGTCTGTCGTGCCAGACGTTGATGCCGGACGACACGGATCTGGTCGTCGAAATTCCGAAGTACACGATCAATCACGCCAAGGAAAATCACTGA
- the iscX gene encoding Fe-S cluster assembly protein IscX, translating to MKWTDSLEIAIALTEAHPDVDPQYVRFTDLHKWVLALDGFDDAPDRSGEKILEAIQLAWIDEAD from the coding sequence ATGAAATGGACCGACAGCCTGGAAATCGCGATTGCGCTCACGGAGGCGCATCCCGATGTCGACCCGCAATACGTGCGCTTCACCGACCTGCATAAGTGGGTGCTGGCGCTCGACGGATTCGACGACGCCCCGGATCGCTCCGGCGAGAAGATTCTGGAAGCCATTCAATTGGCCTGGATCGACGAGGCAGATTGA
- a CDS encoding glycine zipper 2TM domain-containing protein produces the protein MDNDLQPRRMHPLVAAAAGSIVVVSLLGVAAITGVLPVARSTDGPISTNSTNSTNPNNNNAQYALTGPQQASLSNSYGSTNSSKSQPTATQAPQSAQYAAPQAPAQRAPAPQPSYAQQAAAPSQSRAATCSTCGTVQSVEPIRTEGHATGLGAVGGAVAGGLLGNQFGAGNGRTAMTVVGALGGGLAGNEVEKRVRSDTVYRVYVRMDTGKTRYWTYQSAPGVQPGDRVRLENNGLVRAS, from the coding sequence ATGGATAACGATCTGCAACCGCGCCGCATGCATCCGCTGGTCGCTGCCGCAGCCGGCAGCATCGTCGTCGTCAGCCTGCTCGGGGTCGCCGCCATTACTGGCGTGCTGCCTGTCGCCAGGAGCACCGACGGCCCGATATCGACGAACTCGACGAACTCGACGAATCCGAACAACAACAACGCACAATACGCACTAACGGGGCCTCAACAAGCGTCGCTTTCTAATTCGTACGGTTCGACCAATTCGTCTAAATCGCAACCGACAGCGACGCAAGCGCCGCAGAGCGCGCAGTACGCAGCGCCTCAAGCCCCCGCTCAACGCGCCCCGGCGCCGCAACCGTCGTACGCGCAGCAGGCGGCCGCGCCGTCGCAATCACGTGCGGCAACGTGTTCCACGTGCGGTACGGTGCAGTCCGTCGAGCCGATTCGCACGGAAGGGCACGCCACCGGTCTGGGTGCTGTCGGCGGTGCCGTCGCAGGCGGCCTGCTCGGCAACCAGTTCGGCGCCGGCAACGGCCGTACGGCAATGACGGTGGTCGGCGCGCTGGGCGGGGGCCTTGCCGGCAACGAAGTCGAGAAGCGCGTGCGCTCCGACACGGTGTATCGCGTCTACGTTCGCATGGACACCGGCAAGACGCGCTACTGGACGTACCAGTCCGCACCAGGCGTTCAGCCTGGGGACCGCGTACGCCTGGAGAACAACGGGTTGGTGCGCGCAAGCTGA
- a CDS encoding glycosyltransferase family 87 protein: MNRQTASSKLPLARRGVSTGGAALARGVEFAAGAVMLLQWLALGAWAYSWLTSEAQGTAGMPPLGHDFRVYWTVSWITTHLGALAAFDTATLGALQHQFFPAYTETGRWLYPPTYQWLIQPLSAMPYRWAYGVYASVSVALYAAAVWHWRSQARWPWLVVMAFPGLWIAMMAGQNSVVTLLLMTVALSCSASRPLLAGVCGGLLVIKPQFAVLLPLWWVCGRQWRALLTMLLTGGVCCALTLAWEGWSLWGAFFTSVSKFNAEVVQQGGGGIWHAMPTIFAFARLHGATLPAAYALYGAVAVPSILFAAWLWATGASLSLSVAAAIMATLLSQPYLLYYELVWLIVPLLCLGAPNVGDRASAIRPPDPACSSDGLSAWLGGRLLAAIWLLPLQAYLAALWTPMGQWGVVLLPALMLMIVCRARRPALSMPA; encoded by the coding sequence GTGAATCGACAGACGGCATCGTCCAAATTGCCATTGGCCCGGAGGGGGGTGTCGACCGGCGGTGCCGCGCTGGCCCGTGGAGTCGAATTTGCGGCGGGCGCGGTCATGCTGTTGCAGTGGCTCGCGCTAGGGGCGTGGGCCTACAGTTGGTTGACGAGCGAAGCGCAGGGAACGGCGGGGATGCCGCCATTAGGCCATGACTTTCGCGTCTACTGGACCGTTTCCTGGATCACCACGCATCTTGGTGCGCTTGCTGCCTTCGACACCGCGACGCTCGGTGCGCTACAACATCAGTTCTTTCCTGCATACACCGAAACCGGGCGTTGGCTTTATCCCCCCACCTACCAATGGCTCATCCAGCCGTTATCGGCGATGCCGTACCGATGGGCATACGGTGTGTATGCGAGTGTCAGCGTTGCCCTGTACGCTGCCGCCGTATGGCACTGGCGTTCGCAGGCGCGTTGGCCATGGCTCGTGGTCATGGCATTTCCCGGTCTATGGATTGCGATGATGGCGGGGCAAAATTCGGTAGTCACGCTGCTGTTGATGACCGTTGCGCTTTCCTGCTCGGCTTCACGGCCGCTCCTTGCCGGCGTGTGCGGTGGCCTTCTGGTTATCAAGCCGCAGTTTGCGGTATTGCTGCCGTTGTGGTGGGTATGCGGCCGCCAGTGGCGCGCGTTATTGACGATGCTGCTCACTGGGGGCGTATGCTGCGCGCTCACGTTGGCATGGGAAGGCTGGTCGTTGTGGGGGGCCTTCTTCACGTCCGTATCGAAGTTCAACGCCGAAGTGGTTCAGCAGGGCGGCGGTGGCATCTGGCATGCGATGCCTACGATATTTGCGTTTGCGCGTCTTCACGGAGCGACGTTGCCCGCGGCCTACGCGCTATACGGTGCCGTGGCTGTGCCGTCCATCTTGTTTGCGGCGTGGCTTTGGGCGACAGGCGCGTCGTTGTCCTTGAGCGTAGCCGCCGCGATCATGGCAACGCTGCTGTCTCAGCCGTATCTGCTGTATTACGAATTGGTGTGGTTGATCGTGCCGCTGCTGTGCCTCGGCGCGCCCAACGTCGGCGACCGCGCTTCCGCCATTCGTCCCCCTGACCCGGCCTGCTCATCGGATGGGCTGTCAGCGTGGCTCGGCGGACGATTGTTGGCCGCAATCTGGTTGTTGCCGTTACAAGCGTACCTTGCGGCCCTGTGGACGCCCATGGGGCAGTGGGGTGTCGTGCTGCTACCCGCATTGATGCTGATGATCGTCTGCCGCGCCCGGCGCCCGGCACTTTCGATGCCCGCATAA
- the lysS gene encoding lysine--tRNA ligase, giving the protein MTDQNTPADSANQATDLPQDDNKLIAERREKLSAIRAGGVAFPNDFRPGQHAGELQARYRDVDNETLEAEPIAVSVAGRMMLKRVMGKAAFATVQDGSGQIQFFIGRDDVGADSMTAFKGWDIGDIIAATGTLFRTRTGELSVKVKELRLLAKALRPLPDKFHGLADQETKYRQRYVDLITSPETRNTFRARAKAIASIRQYMTNADFMEVETPMLHPIPGGAAAKPFITHHNALDMQMYLRIAPELYLKRLIVGGFERVFEINRNFRNEGVSPRHNPEFTMMEFYAAYTDYRWLMDFTEALIRRAAVDARGTATIEYQGRELDLSKPFHRLTIVEAIRKYAPEYTDAQLADIDFVRGALGKYGVKVDAPQFRNAGLGALQLALFEETAESQLWEPTFIVDYPVEVSPLARASDTVPGITERFELFITGREIANGFSELNDPEDQAARFRAQVEQKDAGDEEAMYYDADYIRALEYGMPPTGGCGIGIDRLIMLLTDSPNIRDVLLFPHLRRED; this is encoded by the coding sequence ATGACCGATCAAAACACCCCGGCCGACTCGGCCAATCAGGCAACCGACCTGCCGCAGGACGACAACAAGCTCATCGCCGAGCGTCGCGAGAAACTGTCGGCGATTCGTGCGGGCGGCGTGGCATTCCCGAACGACTTCCGCCCCGGGCAGCACGCCGGCGAACTGCAAGCGCGTTACCGGGACGTCGACAACGAAACGCTCGAAGCCGAACCCATCGCCGTGTCGGTGGCCGGTCGCATGATGCTCAAGCGCGTGATGGGCAAGGCAGCCTTCGCCACCGTGCAGGACGGCAGCGGTCAGATCCAGTTCTTCATCGGCCGCGATGACGTCGGCGCCGACTCGATGACGGCATTCAAGGGCTGGGACATCGGCGACATCATCGCCGCAACCGGCACGCTGTTCCGCACGCGTACCGGCGAACTGTCGGTGAAGGTCAAGGAGCTGCGTCTGCTCGCCAAGGCGCTGCGCCCGCTGCCGGACAAGTTCCACGGCCTTGCCGACCAGGAAACGAAGTATCGCCAGCGTTACGTCGATCTCATCACTTCGCCGGAGACGCGCAATACGTTCCGCGCCCGTGCGAAGGCCATCGCATCGATTCGCCAGTACATGACGAACGCCGACTTCATGGAAGTCGAAACGCCGATGCTGCACCCGATTCCGGGCGGTGCGGCCGCCAAGCCGTTCATCACGCATCACAACGCGCTGGATATGCAGATGTATCTGCGTATCGCGCCGGAGCTTTATCTGAAGCGCCTGATCGTCGGCGGCTTCGAGCGCGTGTTCGAGATCAACCGTAACTTCCGCAATGAAGGTGTCTCGCCGCGTCACAATCCGGAATTCACGATGATGGAGTTCTACGCAGCCTATACGGACTACCGCTGGTTGATGGACTTCACCGAAGCCTTGATCCGCCGTGCCGCCGTCGATGCGCGAGGTACCGCGACGATCGAATATCAGGGCCGCGAACTGGATCTGTCCAAGCCGTTCCATCGTCTGACGATCGTCGAAGCGATCCGCAAGTACGCACCGGAATACACCGATGCGCAGCTCGCGGACATCGATTTCGTGCGTGGTGCGCTGGGCAAGTACGGCGTGAAGGTCGACGCACCGCAGTTCAGGAACGCCGGTCTCGGCGCATTGCAACTGGCTCTGTTCGAAGAGACTGCGGAAAGCCAGTTGTGGGAGCCGACTTTCATCGTCGATTACCCCGTGGAAGTCTCGCCGCTGGCACGCGCTTCGGACACGGTGCCGGGCATTACCGAGCGCTTCGAACTGTTCATCACGGGTCGTGAGATCGCCAACGGCTTTTCGGAACTGAACGACCCGGAAGATCAGGCCGCACGTTTCCGTGCGCAGGTCGAGCAGAAGGATGCCGGGGACGAAGAAGCGATGTACTACGACGCCGACTATATTCGCGCGCTCGAGTACGGCATGCCCCCGACGGGCGGCTGCGGTATCGGCATCGATCGACTGATCATGCTGCTCACCGACAGCCCCAACATTCGCGACGTGCTGCTGTTCCCGCACCTGCGTCGCGAAGACTGA
- a CDS encoding Ivy family c-type lysozyme inhibitor: MAFVRTLAVWVVGALCMQRAAVAAPASTPGAPGASPETGPYLHELLKRPDFSGAYARIVAPRTVPAWVRQGGTSTPSQRVSVAGKPWLLVQSCKPHDCPSEYVHILYEPRSQAIAALFVRDPSATANASPHQDRTELIWLGAPDGSLKNALLHTLRFTE; encoded by the coding sequence ATGGCGTTTGTCCGCACGCTGGCCGTGTGGGTGGTGGGTGCGCTGTGCATGCAGCGCGCCGCCGTTGCTGCCCCGGCCAGTACGCCGGGCGCACCGGGTGCAAGTCCCGAGACGGGACCGTACCTGCATGAACTGTTGAAGCGCCCGGATTTCTCGGGCGCCTATGCACGCATCGTTGCACCGCGCACCGTGCCCGCGTGGGTGCGTCAGGGAGGAACGTCAACGCCGTCGCAACGTGTGAGCGTCGCCGGCAAACCCTGGCTGCTGGTGCAGAGTTGCAAGCCACACGACTGCCCCAGCGAGTACGTCCACATTTTGTACGAACCGCGCTCACAGGCGATCGCGGCGCTGTTTGTGCGAGACCCGAGTGCAACGGCCAATGCCAGCCCACATCAGGACCGCACCGAACTGATCTGGCTGGGTGCGCCCGACGGCTCGCTCAAGAATGCCCTGCTCCACACGCTGCGTTTTACCGAATAA
- the prfB gene encoding peptide chain release factor 2 (programmed frameshift), translating into MEAERLNALESLLADLRTRVGELRGIFDFDVKQARLTEVNKELEDPNIWNDSKRAQALGKEKKALDSVVTNLTELDAGLSDTQELFDMARDEGDEDSLVALESDTQGLAARVGEMEFRRMFNNPADPNNCFIDIQAGAGGTEANDWAGMLLRQYLRYCERKGFKAEVLEVSDGDVAGIKSASIKVTGDYAYGYLRTETGVHRLVRKSPFDSSGGRHTSFASLFVYPEVDDSIDIEINPADVRTDTYRASGAGGQHINKTDSAVRLTHIPTGIVVACQNDRSQHRNRAEAWDMLRSRLFEHEMRKRRAEQDKLESSKTDVGWGHQIRSYVLDQSRVKDLRTSVETGNTGKVLDGDLDDFISASLKQGV; encoded by the exons ATGGAAGCAGAACGTCTCAACGCCCTCGAATCCCTGCTCGCCGACCTGCGCACCCGCGTTGGCGAGCTCAGG GGTATCTTTGACTTCGATGTCAAGCAAGCTCGCCTGACCGAAGTCAACAAGGAACTCGAAGACCCCAACATCTGGAACGATTCCAAGCGCGCCCAGGCGCTGGGCAAGGAAAAGAAGGCGCTCGATAGCGTGGTCACCAACCTGACCGAGCTCGACGCGGGGCTTTCCGATACGCAGGAACTGTTCGACATGGCCCGCGACGAGGGCGACGAAGACTCGCTCGTGGCGCTGGAAAGCGACACGCAGGGTCTTGCCGCACGCGTGGGCGAGATGGAGTTCCGCCGGATGTTCAACAATCCGGCCGACCCGAACAACTGCTTCATCGACATCCAGGCCGGCGCCGGCGGTACCGAGGCAAACGACTGGGCCGGCATGTTGCTGCGCCAGTATCTGCGCTATTGCGAACGCAAGGGCTTCAAGGCCGAAGTGCTCGAAGTGTCGGACGGCGACGTCGCCGGCATCAAAAGCGCCTCCATCAAGGTCACCGGCGATTACGCTTACGGTTATCTGCGCACGGAGACCGGCGTGCACCGTCTGGTGCGCAAGTCGCCGTTCGACTCGTCGGGCGGCCGTCACACCTCGTTCGCCAGCCTGTTCGTGTATCCGGAAGTCGACGATTCGATCGACATCGAAATCAATCCGGCCGACGTGCGTACCGATACGTATCGTGCCTCGGGCGCGGGCGGTCAGCACATCAACAAAACCGACTCCGCCGTGCGTCTCACGCACATCCCGACGGGTATCGTGGTGGCCTGCCAGAACGACCGCTCACAGCACCGTAACCGCGCCGAAGCGTGGGACATGCTCCGCTCGCGTCTGTTCGAGCACGAAATGCGCAAGCGTCGTGCCGAGCAGGACAAGCTCGAATCGAGCAAGACGGATGTGGGCTGGGGGCACCAGATTCGCTCGTACGTTCTCGACCAGTCCCGTGTGAAGGATCTGCGCACCAGCGTGGAAACCGGCAACACCGGCAAGGTGCTCGATGGCGATCTGGACGATTTCATCTCGGCGAGCCTCAAGCAGGGCGTGTAA
- a CDS encoding LysR family transcriptional regulator, translating to MDFLQLQTFKAIVDEGSVLGAAEALHCVQSNVTARIRSLEHTVGVKLFHRQGRRLQLTPSGRTLLGYADRILALSREASAALNPASEPAGDFSLGAIESSATSRLPAVLARFHAAYPKVRLNLVTDTSLNLLDEIQHGRVDAALIAGTACLEAQAQMSVVADEIYREPSVLVAPARAGRVHEAADLAGATLLMWPPGCPYRGTMEQWLAANAVTPGRILSYGSYATIVACVGAGVGYSLVPRGIYQRYRQEANIVGHAMEDLAAVPNFFVRHRGVDVHPAREAFLRVMRDYVAEAQSA from the coding sequence ATGGATTTTCTGCAACTTCAGACCTTCAAGGCCATCGTGGACGAAGGCAGTGTGCTGGGAGCGGCCGAAGCGCTGCATTGCGTGCAGTCGAACGTGACGGCGCGAATCCGTTCCCTCGAACACACGGTCGGCGTCAAGCTGTTCCATCGGCAAGGGCGCCGCCTGCAACTCACGCCGAGCGGGCGCACATTGCTGGGGTATGCGGACCGGATTCTCGCGCTGTCGCGCGAAGCGAGCGCTGCGCTCAATCCGGCGAGCGAGCCGGCCGGCGACTTTTCGCTGGGGGCGATCGAATCGTCGGCGACGTCGCGTCTGCCGGCGGTGCTCGCCCGGTTTCACGCGGCGTATCCGAAAGTCCGTCTCAATCTGGTGACCGACACGTCGTTGAATCTGCTCGACGAGATTCAACACGGCCGAGTGGACGCGGCGCTGATTGCGGGGACTGCCTGTCTGGAGGCGCAAGCGCAGATGTCGGTGGTGGCCGACGAGATCTACCGCGAGCCGAGCGTGCTCGTCGCCCCCGCGCGTGCAGGGCGTGTGCACGAAGCCGCCGATCTGGCGGGGGCCACCCTTCTCATGTGGCCGCCGGGCTGCCCTTATCGCGGCACGATGGAGCAGTGGCTTGCCGCGAATGCGGTGACGCCGGGCCGCATACTGAGTTACGGCAGCTACGCCACCATCGTGGCGTGCGTCGGGGCAGGGGTGGGCTATTCGCTGGTGCCGCGCGGCATCTATCAGCGTTATCGGCAGGAGGCGAACATCGTCGGCCACGCGATGGAAGATCTGGCGGCCGTGCCCAACTTTTTCGTGCGGCACCGGGGTGTCGACGTGCATCCGGCACGAGAGGCATTTCTGCGTGTCATGCGCGACTACGTCGCCGAAGCGCAGTCTGCGTAG
- the recJ gene encoding single-stranded-DNA-specific exonuclease RecJ gives MTDIVTRHVDEATAHALSRDGIHPVLARLFASRGVAQSVETETALARLIPPTRLKGAQEAAAFLADAIAAGKRMLVVADYDCDGATACAVAVRGLRMFGAKVDYLVPNRFEYGYGLTPEIVSLAANGRQGPPDVLITVDNGIASLEGVAAAKTLGIEVVVTDHHLPGSELPDARCIVNPNQPGCEFPSKNLAGVGVMFYVLLALRAELRERGAFDTREQPRLDTLLDLVALGTVADVVKLDANNRILVAQGLSRMRAGRMHPGVNALFRAAARNARQAGSFDLGFGLGPRLNAAGRLADMSLGIECLLTDDDARAWTLAQELDAMNRERREIEAGMQQEALADLARFDPRAATTLCAFNETWHQGVIGIVAARLKEKFYRPTIVFAPGDDGQIKGSGRSIPGFHLRDALDLVTKREPGLVGKFGGHAMAAGLTIAADALPRFQAAFEAVGQAWLDEKALSRVIETDGDIDDDCFVPPFVAMLDAQVWGQGFPPPVFSGEFEVLSQAILKDKHLKLQLGRGRMRFNAIWFNHADTLPSRARFAYRLAADTFNGVSRVQMIIEHAQG, from the coding sequence ATGACCGACATCGTCACCCGCCACGTCGACGAAGCCACAGCCCACGCCCTCTCGCGCGACGGCATCCATCCGGTGCTCGCGCGCTTGTTTGCATCGCGCGGCGTCGCACAAAGCGTCGAGACCGAAACCGCCCTTGCCCGGCTGATTCCGCCAACGCGACTCAAGGGGGCTCAAGAAGCGGCCGCCTTTCTCGCGGACGCGATTGCCGCAGGCAAACGAATGCTCGTCGTGGCCGACTACGACTGCGACGGAGCGACGGCCTGCGCCGTAGCCGTACGCGGTCTGCGCATGTTCGGCGCGAAGGTCGACTATCTGGTGCCGAATCGCTTTGAATACGGCTATGGCCTCACGCCAGAAATCGTTTCGCTCGCGGCGAACGGTAGGCAAGGACCGCCGGACGTCCTGATCACCGTCGACAACGGCATTGCCAGCCTCGAAGGGGTTGCTGCGGCGAAAACGCTCGGCATCGAGGTGGTCGTCACCGACCACCACTTGCCTGGCAGCGAACTGCCTGACGCGCGCTGCATCGTCAATCCGAATCAGCCGGGCTGCGAGTTCCCCAGCAAGAATCTCGCCGGTGTCGGTGTGATGTTCTATGTGCTGCTGGCACTTCGCGCCGAATTGCGCGAACGTGGCGCCTTCGACACGCGCGAACAGCCGCGTCTCGATACGTTGCTCGATCTCGTGGCGCTGGGCACCGTGGCGGACGTGGTCAAGCTCGACGCCAACAACCGCATTCTGGTGGCGCAGGGCCTCTCGCGCATGCGCGCCGGGCGTATGCACCCCGGCGTCAACGCCCTCTTTCGCGCGGCCGCTCGCAACGCGCGGCAAGCCGGCAGCTTCGACCTGGGGTTCGGGCTGGGTCCGCGCCTGAATGCCGCAGGACGCCTGGCCGACATGTCGCTCGGCATCGAATGCCTGCTCACCGACGACGACGCCCGCGCCTGGACGCTCGCGCAGGAACTCGACGCGATGAACCGCGAACGCCGCGAAATCGAAGCGGGCATGCAACAGGAAGCACTGGCGGATCTGGCGCGCTTCGACCCGCGTGCGGCAACGACGTTGTGTGCGTTTAACGAAACGTGGCATCAGGGCGTAATCGGGATCGTGGCGGCCCGCCTGAAAGAGAAGTTCTATCGCCCGACCATCGTCTTCGCCCCCGGCGACGACGGGCAGATCAAAGGCTCGGGGCGCTCGATTCCCGGCTTCCACTTGCGCGACGCACTCGATCTCGTCACGAAGCGCGAACCCGGCCTCGTCGGCAAGTTCGGCGGGCATGCCATGGCCGCCGGCCTGACGATTGCCGCCGACGCCCTGCCGCGCTTTCAGGCCGCATTCGAAGCCGTCGGACAAGCGTGGCTGGACGAAAAAGCGCTCTCGCGCGTCATCGAAACCGATGGCGACATCGATGACGATTGTTTCGTGCCACCGTTCGTCGCCATGCTGGATGCGCAGGTCTGGGGGCAAGGTTTTCCGCCGCCGGTCTTCTCGGGGGAATTCGAAGTGCTCTCGCAGGCGATCCTCAAGGATAAGCATCTGAAACTGCAACTCGGGCGCGGTCGCATGCGCTTTAATGCGATCTGGTTCAACCATGCCGATACACTGCCCAGCCGTGCGCGGTTCGCGTATCGCCTCGCTGCGGACACCTTTAACGGCGTATCCCGTGTGCAAATGATCATCGAGCACGCTCAAGGCTGA